In a single window of the Melioribacteraceae bacterium genome:
- a CDS encoding DUF2202 domain-containing protein produces the protein MKITKIIYRLFLLLTLTFSTACGEFATENPINKNINEDNSTAELQINIDSLPLVEPSEEIKADLIFMREEEKLARDVYGMLGEVWNKKVFFNIQKSEQNHMNALKILLDRYMIEDPVKSDEPGKFENAELQKLFNELIERGKSSEIEALKVGALIEEVDIADLVRSIEKLTDENSDIKIVYEHLIKGSENHLRAFVRNLKNRGVTYNPEILESDHFNNIILN, from the coding sequence ATGAAAATAACAAAAATTATATATCGATTATTTCTTTTACTCACTCTCACATTTTCTACAGCTTGTGGCGAGTTTGCAACAGAAAATCCTATCAATAAAAATATAAATGAAGATAATTCAACTGCTGAGTTGCAGATTAACATTGATAGTCTTCCATTAGTGGAACCTTCTGAAGAAATAAAAGCAGATTTGATATTTATGAGGGAAGAAGAAAAATTAGCCCGTGATGTTTATGGAATGCTAGGCGAAGTGTGGAATAAAAAAGTCTTCTTCAATATTCAAAAAAGTGAACAAAATCATATGAATGCATTGAAGATACTACTTGATAGATATATGATCGAGGATCCGGTTAAATCCGATGAACCGGGTAAATTTGAAAATGCAGAATTACAAAAATTGTTTAATGAGCTAATTGAAAGAGGAAAATCATCCGAGATTGAAGCTCTGAAAGTAGGAGCGTTAATTGAGGAAGTAGATATTGCTGATTTAGTGAGAAGTATAGAAAAACTAACTGATGAAAATAGTGACATCAAAATAGTTTATGAGCACCTAATCAAGGGTTCAGAAAACCACTTGCGGGCATTCGTAAGAAATCTTAAAAATAGAGGGGTTACATATAATCCTGAAATCCTTGAATCAGATCACTTCAACAATATTATTCTGAATTAA
- a CDS encoding sigma-54-dependent Fis family transcriptional regulator gives MNKFSILLIDDEVSQLQSLKSFLSKRNYDVFTAESGEEGYQIASDNLIDIVLTDFNMPGWDGAKVLSSMKNLNPQIDVVIMTAYGTIESAVALLKSGAYHFLTKPIDLGELENILSKIKERKFLLSENKKLKEQLVDKFRFEQIVSQSRLMENVLNTVGRVADTKTTVLIRGESGTGKELIAKAIHFASGRREKPFVTVNVASLSENLMESELFGHEKGSFTGAINRRIGRFEEANGGTIFIDEVGDIPLPVQVKILRTIQFGEYQRIGSNVSEKTDVRIIAATHRNLEEMIKSGDFREDLYYRLNVVDVQLPPLRHRKEDIPLLCDYFIHKPAVNSNKEIKGITRQAMDYLMKYNFPGNIRELENIIERACVLTRNEYIDIEDLPVYDNIGIEKSKLLDPLNFDNSYEEKMKAFEYTLIQEALQLNNGNKSAAARFLGIGERHLRSRLERLK, from the coding sequence ATGAATAAGTTTTCTATTTTGTTGATTGACGATGAAGTATCTCAACTTCAATCTCTTAAAAGTTTTTTATCAAAGCGGAATTATGATGTATTCACTGCAGAATCCGGCGAAGAGGGTTATCAAATAGCCTCGGATAATCTCATTGATATTGTATTAACTGATTTTAATATGCCCGGTTGGGATGGTGCAAAAGTTTTATCATCAATGAAGAATCTCAATCCTCAAATTGATGTAGTGATAATGACCGCATATGGAACAATTGAGAGTGCCGTTGCCCTATTAAAATCCGGCGCATATCACTTTTTAACTAAACCAATTGATTTAGGGGAACTTGAAAATATTCTTTCGAAGATTAAAGAGAGAAAATTTTTATTGAGTGAAAACAAGAAACTAAAAGAACAGCTCGTTGATAAATTCAGATTTGAGCAGATAGTTTCTCAAAGCAGGTTAATGGAAAATGTTCTCAATACCGTGGGACGGGTAGCCGATACAAAGACAACCGTTTTAATTAGAGGAGAAAGCGGTACCGGTAAAGAATTGATTGCTAAGGCGATTCACTTTGCAAGCGGAAGAAGAGAAAAACCTTTTGTAACTGTAAATGTTGCTTCTCTTTCGGAGAATTTAATGGAAAGTGAATTATTTGGTCATGAGAAAGGATCATTCACCGGAGCTATAAATAGGAGAATTGGAAGATTCGAGGAAGCAAATGGAGGAACAATTTTTATCGATGAAGTTGGCGACATTCCCCTCCCCGTTCAAGTTAAAATATTGAGAACAATTCAATTTGGTGAATATCAAAGAATTGGAAGTAACGTAAGTGAAAAAACCGATGTAAGAATTATCGCGGCCACACACAGAAATCTTGAAGAGATGATTAAGAGTGGCGATTTCAGAGAAGATTTATATTATAGGCTAAATGTAGTTGATGTACAGCTTCCCCCACTAAGACATAGGAAGGAAGATATTCCGCTCTTATGTGATTATTTTATTCATAAACCGGCGGTAAATTCGAATAAAGAAATAAAGGGAATCACACGTCAAGCTATGGATTACTTAATGAAATATAATTTCCCCGGGAATATCAGAGAACTTGAGAATATTATAGAACGAGCGTGTGTATTAACAAGAAATGAATATATAGATATTGAGGATTTACCGGTCTATGATAATATAGGAATCGAAAAATCAAAACTTCTTGACCCTCTTAATTTTGATAATTCATATGAAGAGAAGATGAAAGCATTCGAATACACATTGATTCAAGAAGCGCTACAACTTAACAATGGGAATAAAAGTGCCGCCGCTCGCTTCCTTGGAATCGGCGAACGGCATTTGAGATCTCGTCTTGAAAGACTCAAATAA
- a CDS encoding NYN domain-containing protein: MNHYIIDGNNLIGKIKPLMELQSNDRQTSREKIVSMLNQFFAGKKLKVTLHFDGFPNNAINLVKGRVVYSENKTADEQIRSEIDRSKNPKLIVLVTSDNSLLNYGRVCSCKTIKSEEFYREIIKSNHKSEESQQVKILEKENEIFLKLFTKQ; the protein is encoded by the coding sequence ATGAATCATTATATAATTGACGGTAATAATCTGATTGGTAAGATAAAACCACTTATGGAACTGCAATCGAATGATAGACAAACAAGCAGAGAAAAAATTGTATCTATGCTAAATCAGTTCTTCGCCGGTAAAAAGTTGAAAGTTACTCTCCACTTTGATGGATTCCCGAATAATGCAATTAATTTAGTAAAAGGGAGGGTAGTTTATTCAGAAAATAAAACCGCGGATGAACAAATCCGCTCAGAAATTGACCGATCAAAAAATCCTAAATTAATTGTGCTGGTAACTTCGGATAACAGTTTGCTGAATTATGGGAGAGTGTGTTCATGCAAGACCATCAAATCTGAAGAATTCTATAGAGAGATAATTAAATCAAATCATAAAAGTGAAGAGTCACAACAAGTAAAAATACTGGAAAAGGAAAACGAAATATTTCTAAAATTATTTACTAAACAATGA
- a CDS encoding UbiA family prenyltransferase: MKKIKGLFLLLRFELPFSAGVCVVMGQLLAIGEFASSIITFAGFFSVFFISASILVSNDYFDVETDRINAPHRPIPANMVSSLEALFFSLFLLILGFALSYLIGIEALIFSICLAIIGFLYNRIFKKHGLIGNLLVSFSVGMTFIFGGLTVNSPFNKMVLFFGLISALIDLGEEIAADAMDIEGDRLINSKSLAIKFGKSTALKISGFIFTFVVVITSLPFILGWFSLIYLIPILIMDSFIIYSAIKLLWSQLEDGRKYIRQLYLGSTLGLIVFLVMRLFGI; the protein is encoded by the coding sequence ATGAAAAAAATTAAAGGACTATTTCTTCTGTTGCGTTTTGAACTTCCTTTTTCAGCCGGAGTATGTGTTGTGATGGGGCAATTATTAGCAATAGGGGAATTTGCATCATCGATAATTACATTTGCCGGATTTTTCTCAGTTTTCTTTATCTCAGCATCTATACTTGTATCCAATGATTATTTTGATGTTGAAACTGATCGGATTAATGCCCCTCATCGCCCAATTCCGGCAAATATGGTCTCATCTTTAGAGGCGTTATTCTTTTCATTATTTTTATTAATACTTGGTTTCGCACTCAGCTATCTGATTGGAATTGAGGCGCTAATATTTTCTATTTGTTTGGCGATAATTGGATTTCTCTATAATAGAATTTTTAAGAAGCATGGATTAATTGGGAATTTACTTGTGAGTTTTTCTGTGGGGATGACATTTATTTTTGGGGGATTAACAGTTAACTCGCCATTTAATAAAATGGTTTTATTTTTTGGTTTGATCTCCGCTTTAATAGATTTAGGCGAGGAAATTGCGGCCGATGCTATGGATATTGAAGGGGATCGTTTGATAAATTCTAAATCTTTGGCTATTAAATTTGGAAAGTCAACCGCGCTCAAAATCAGCGGTTTCATTTTCACTTTCGTTGTCGTTATCACATCTCTACCATTTATACTAGGCTGGTTTTCACTAATATATCTTATCCCCATTTTGATAATGGATAGTTTTATAATTTATTCAGCAATTAAATTGCTCTGGTCACAACTCGAAGATGGACGCAAATATATTCGGCAACTATACCTGGGTTCCACACTTGGATTGATTGTATTTCTAGTTATGCGACTGTTTGGTATTTAA
- a CDS encoding DUF4395 domain-containing protein — translation MSQIIKFGETVEGFNIPVLNEREIRAAAGILFLAVFISLMLIMFQGNFILIKYVITIFLVDFLIRVLINPKYSPTLIMGRLIVSNQVPEYVGAAQKRFSWIIGIVLSALMFIFMVLINSFSPITGIICLICLVFLFFESAFGICLGCKFYSMVYKDKAQYCPGEVCDVKSKQEIQKTSTAQVFILLAAVVFVIVLGLVFNDSFKVKPYDLFGIEKAMLNK, via the coding sequence GTGAGCCAAATTATAAAGTTTGGGGAAACCGTAGAAGGGTTCAATATTCCAGTCTTAAATGAAAGAGAAATTAGAGCAGCTGCTGGAATTCTATTTTTGGCGGTATTTATTTCTTTAATGCTAATAATGTTTCAAGGAAATTTTATATTGATAAAATACGTGATAACAATCTTTCTGGTTGACTTCCTAATACGAGTGTTGATTAATCCAAAGTATTCACCCACATTAATTATGGGACGTTTAATTGTCAGTAATCAAGTCCCAGAATATGTTGGAGCCGCCCAAAAAAGATTTTCATGGATAATTGGAATTGTGTTGTCTGCGTTAATGTTCATTTTTATGGTTCTGATAAATTCCTTTAGCCCTATTACAGGTATCATTTGTTTAATTTGTCTTGTATTTCTCTTCTTCGAATCAGCATTTGGAATTTGTTTAGGGTGTAAGTTTTATTCAATGGTTTATAAAGATAAAGCGCAATATTGCCCCGGTGAGGTATGTGATGTAAAATCAAAACAAGAAATTCAAAAAACTTCCACCGCTCAGGTATTCATCCTGTTAGCAGCAGTTGTATTTGTAATTGTTTTGGGTTTAGTATTTAATGATAGCTTCAAGGTAAAACCTTACGATTTATTTGGAATTGAAAAAGCTATGTTGAATAAATAA
- a CDS encoding NAD(P)H-binding protein, which yields MKVCIVGASGKLGRYMVQHALNKGYEVVAVCRQQSVGKLEKFKDHIKIIPGATNDREVIKKAVEGCSAILTVLVPWGIQNYSSGTAQAVLDFSPKDARLIFSCGWHITKDGKDKYSLSFKVFLKLVTWVVRVFRIAEINDQVEACRRIFSSQTRWTVVRGSDLEEGESEGLPVWSKYVDDPKLKSNITRRIDFALFMVHAIENDNLINEAPAIVSSKSESAMAVRT from the coding sequence ATGAAAGTATGTATAGTCGGTGCATCCGGAAAATTGGGGCGTTATATGGTGCAACATGCACTAAATAAAGGATATGAAGTAGTTGCGGTCTGCAGGCAACAAAGTGTCGGTAAATTAGAAAAATTTAAAGATCACATAAAAATAATCCCCGGGGCTACAAACGATCGTGAAGTAATTAAAAAAGCCGTTGAAGGTTGTTCTGCAATTCTTACTGTGTTGGTCCCATGGGGTATACAAAATTATTCTTCGGGAACAGCTCAAGCGGTTTTGGATTTTTCTCCCAAGGATGCTCGTCTTATTTTTTCATGCGGATGGCACATTACAAAGGATGGCAAAGATAAGTACTCCTTGTCATTCAAAGTATTTTTAAAATTAGTCACTTGGGTGGTGCGAGTTTTTCGAATTGCTGAAATTAATGACCAGGTTGAAGCTTGTCGCAGAATATTTTCAAGCCAAACTCGTTGGACTGTAGTGCGTGGTAGTGATCTTGAAGAGGGGGAGAGTGAAGGATTACCGGTTTGGAGTAAATATGTTGATGACCCTAAACTCAAGAGCAATATTACGCGCCGAATTGATTTTGCGCTTTTCATGGTTCATGCAATTGAGAATGATAATCTTATTAATGAAGCGCCCGCAATCGTAAGTTCTAAATCAGAATCTGCAATGGCAGTAAGAACTTAG
- the thrS gene encoding threonine--tRNA ligase has translation MSTINIKFPDNSVREFNSGITAFEIAKSISNRLADDAIVAKINGKESDLSMKLMNDSEIQFFTFDDPQGKHTYWHSTSHLMAHAVQSIFPEAKFGVGPAIDNGFYYDIDINTNLTEDDLAKIEKKMLEIASQKNPFQRTELSKSAAIDLFSKKGDNYKLEILSELDDSSEIISIYDEGEFTDLCTGPHLPDVGKIKYVKLLTVSGSYWRGDEKNKQMQRIYGISFPKKKMLEDYLLFLEEAKKRDHRKLGKALDLFSVHEEAGAGLIYWHPKGSRVRNTIESFWRDAHLKHGYDLLYSPHMGKSWLWETSGHLSNYKENMYAPMSIDDQDYFIKPMNCPFHILIYKTKLRSYRELPLRWAELGTVYRYEKSGVLHGLLRVRGFTQDDAHIFCAQEQIEDEIIEVLRFSRFMLNSFGFEDLKFYIATKPEKAVGDDSLWEKATSSLIRAIEKEGVGYEMDEGGGAFYGPKIDIKIKDALKREWQLSTIQFDFNLPERFDMKYIGEDGKEHRPFMVHRALLGSIERFMGILIEHYGGAFPTWLAPVQAAVLPVSQNFIDYAKQVYEKLSSNGIIAHLDERNEKIGYKIRDWETQKIPYMLIVGEKEKESNSVSVRKHKSGDLGSVEIDSFIESINQEIRNKINNN, from the coding sequence ATGAGTACAATTAACATAAAATTCCCCGATAACTCTGTTAGAGAATTTAATTCGGGTATAACTGCTTTTGAAATCGCAAAATCAATTTCCAATAGATTGGCCGATGACGCTATTGTTGCTAAAATAAATGGCAAGGAATCGGATCTGTCCATGAAATTGATGAATGATTCTGAAATACAGTTTTTTACTTTTGATGATCCACAAGGTAAACATACATATTGGCATTCAACATCTCATTTGATGGCACACGCTGTACAATCAATATTTCCTGAAGCTAAATTTGGCGTTGGTCCCGCAATAGATAATGGCTTCTATTATGATATTGACATCAATACTAATTTAACAGAAGATGATCTCGCAAAAATTGAGAAGAAAATGCTCGAAATAGCTTCTCAGAAAAATCCATTTCAGAGAACTGAATTGAGTAAATCGGCAGCAATAGATTTATTCTCGAAAAAAGGGGATAACTATAAATTAGAAATATTGAGTGAGCTGGATGATTCCTCTGAAATCATAAGTATTTATGATGAAGGAGAATTCACAGATTTATGTACCGGTCCACATTTACCTGATGTTGGAAAAATTAAATATGTGAAACTGCTTACGGTCTCCGGTTCTTATTGGCGGGGAGATGAAAAAAATAAGCAGATGCAGAGAATTTATGGAATATCTTTTCCAAAAAAGAAAATGCTTGAAGATTATCTCTTATTCTTAGAAGAAGCTAAGAAGAGAGATCATAGAAAATTAGGCAAAGCGCTTGACCTATTTAGTGTTCACGAAGAAGCCGGCGCCGGTTTGATATATTGGCATCCTAAAGGTTCAAGAGTACGAAATACAATTGAATCTTTCTGGCGCGATGCTCATCTCAAACATGGTTACGATTTATTATATTCTCCTCACATGGGAAAAAGCTGGTTATGGGAAACGAGCGGACATTTATCTAATTATAAAGAGAACATGTACGCTCCAATGAGCATTGATGATCAAGACTATTTCATAAAACCTATGAATTGCCCATTCCATATTTTAATCTACAAAACCAAGTTGAGATCTTACAGAGAACTACCATTAAGATGGGCAGAGCTTGGTACTGTTTATAGATATGAAAAAAGCGGTGTGCTTCACGGATTATTAAGAGTACGTGGCTTTACTCAAGATGATGCACATATCTTTTGCGCACAAGAACAAATTGAGGATGAAATTATTGAGGTTCTCCGATTCTCTAGATTCATGCTTAATTCTTTTGGTTTTGAGGATCTAAAATTTTATATAGCAACAAAACCGGAAAAAGCTGTTGGTGATGATAGTTTATGGGAAAAAGCTACTTCTTCATTAATTCGCGCTATAGAAAAAGAGGGCGTTGGTTATGAAATGGATGAAGGGGGAGGCGCATTCTACGGACCTAAAATAGATATCAAAATTAAAGATGCATTAAAACGTGAATGGCAGTTAAGTACAATTCAATTTGATTTTAATTTGCCCGAACGTTTCGATATGAAATATATCGGCGAAGATGGAAAAGAACATAGACCATTCATGGTTCATAGAGCATTATTAGGATCTATTGAAAGATTTATGGGAATTTTAATTGAACATTATGGTGGCGCATTCCCAACATGGTTAGCTCCAGTCCAGGCCGCTGTTCTTCCTGTATCTCAAAACTTTATTGATTATGCAAAACAAGTCTATGAAAAATTAAGTAGTAATGGTATAATTGCTCATCTTGATGAACGCAATGAAAAGATTGGTTATAAAATCCGCGATTGGGAAACTCAAAAAATACCTTATATGCTGATAGTTGGAGAAAAAGAAAAAGAGAGCAATTCAGTTTCTGTGCGTAAGCACAAATCGGGTGATTTAGGCAGTGTAGAAATTGACAGTTTCATCGAGTCGATAAATCAAGAAATAAGAAACAAAATAAATAACAATTAG
- the infC gene encoding translation initiation factor IF-3, whose product MQAKNRVNQEIKSPEVRLLGPEGEQIGIVSIKEALKKAEEANLDLVEIAPQATPPVCKIIDYGKFAYEQQKREKLQKKNQQVSVLKEIRLHPNTDTHDFDFKARHAANFIDEGDKVKVSVIFKGRELAYTQVGEALLVKFLEKLADVAKVEQEPKFEGRAIHAILAPQKGKKKK is encoded by the coding sequence ATTCAAGCAAAAAACCGTGTAAATCAGGAAATAAAATCTCCTGAAGTACGATTACTTGGCCCGGAAGGGGAACAGATCGGGATCGTTTCAATTAAAGAAGCGTTAAAAAAAGCAGAAGAAGCTAATTTAGATTTAGTTGAAATTGCCCCTCAAGCAACTCCTCCGGTGTGTAAAATAATTGACTATGGAAAATTCGCATACGAGCAGCAAAAAAGAGAAAAGTTACAAAAGAAAAACCAACAGGTTAGCGTATTAAAAGAAATTAGGTTACATCCTAATACAGATACTCATGATTTCGATTTTAAGGCAAGGCATGCTGCAAATTTTATAGATGAAGGCGATAAAGTAAAAGTTTCTGTAATATTTAAGGGTAGAGAATTAGCATACACCCAGGTGGGTGAAGCGTTATTAGTTAAATTTCTTGAAAAACTGGCTGATGTAGCAAAGGTAGAACAGGAGCCAAAATTTGAAGGAAGAGCTATTCATGCAATCTTAGCCCCGCAAAAAGGCAAAAAGAAAAAATAA
- the rpmI gene encoding 50S ribosomal protein L35, which translates to MPKMKSNRGASKSFRKTGSGKVKRNKAYKAHILTSKSQKRKRNLRKSTLVSAADSKRVKIMIQ; encoded by the coding sequence ATGCCAAAAATGAAAAGTAACCGTGGAGCCTCAAAATCTTTTAGGAAAACTGGTTCCGGTAAAGTAAAAAGAAACAAAGCATACAAAGCACACATATTAACTTCGAAATCACAGAAGAGAAAAAGAAATTTGCGTAAATCTACTCTTGTCTCGGCTGCCGATTCGAAACGTGTGAAAATCATGATTCAATAA
- the rplT gene encoding 50S ribosomal protein L20 → MPRSQNKVASKRRRKKLLSMAKGYWGARSKVLTVAKHHVEKGLQHAYRDRKLKKREYRSLWIVRINAAARENGISYSRLIDTLNKKGININRKLLASLATENPQAFADVVKFAVN, encoded by the coding sequence ATGCCAAGATCACAAAACAAAGTTGCATCTAAGAGACGCCGTAAAAAACTGCTTTCGATGGCTAAAGGCTATTGGGGTGCAAGAAGTAAAGTATTAACCGTTGCTAAGCATCATGTTGAAAAAGGTCTTCAACACGCTTATCGTGATAGAAAACTCAAAAAGAGAGAATACCGCAGTTTATGGATCGTTAGAATAAACGCTGCTGCAAGAGAGAATGGAATTTCCTATTCAAGATTGATTGATACTCTTAATAAAAAAGGAATTAACATTAATCGTAAATTGCTTGCTAGTTTAGCTACCGAAAATCCTCAAGCTTTTGCGGATGTAGTAAAATTTGCAGTAAACTAA
- the pheS gene encoding phenylalanine--tRNA ligase subunit alpha — translation MIDKILETRKLFEEDFSNTNDIKSLELLRIKFLSKKGLIQNLVEELKNVPKEEKPLMGKSLNELKNFAQTNFDSKKEEIESSLLKAKEYIDITLPGKSFEIGSNHLITQTLDEIKQIFKGLGFSVYEGPELESDYYNFEALNFPDDHPARDMQDTFFVTEKFLLRTHTSPVQIRLMSEKKPPLRAIMPGKVFRNEAISAKSYCLFHQVEGLYVDSDVTFAELKGTLVAFVKQFFGQDVKYRFRASFFPFTEPSAEMDIWWEPKGKSGRWMEILGCGMVDPNVLKNVGIDPEKYVGYAFGMGIERTAMRKYGIDDIRILFDNDKRFLTQF, via the coding sequence ATGATTGATAAGATACTAGAAACCCGAAAACTTTTCGAAGAAGACTTCTCCAACACTAACGATATCAAATCGCTCGAACTGCTTCGTATTAAATTTCTCAGCAAAAAAGGTTTAATTCAAAATTTAGTTGAAGAACTGAAAAATGTTCCAAAAGAAGAAAAACCTTTGATGGGCAAATCTCTAAATGAACTCAAGAATTTCGCCCAGACTAATTTTGACAGTAAAAAGGAAGAAATTGAATCATCATTGCTGAAAGCAAAAGAATACATTGATATCACTCTACCCGGTAAAAGTTTTGAAATTGGAAGTAATCACTTAATTACCCAAACACTGGATGAGATAAAACAGATATTTAAGGGATTGGGTTTTTCAGTATATGAAGGACCCGAACTTGAAAGCGATTATTATAATTTTGAAGCGCTTAATTTTCCGGATGATCATCCAGCACGCGATATGCAGGATACATTCTTCGTTACCGAAAAGTTTTTGTTGCGTACCCATACTTCACCTGTTCAAATTAGATTGATGAGTGAAAAGAAACCACCTCTCAGAGCAATTATGCCGGGTAAGGTTTTTAGAAATGAGGCAATCAGTGCTAAAAGTTATTGTTTGTTTCATCAGGTAGAAGGATTGTATGTTGATAGCGATGTAACATTCGCAGAATTAAAAGGTACTCTCGTTGCATTTGTAAAACAATTTTTTGGTCAGGATGTAAAGTATCGTTTCAGAGCAAGTTTTTTCCCTTTCACAGAACCAAGCGCGGAAATGGATATCTGGTGGGAACCGAAAGGTAAGTCCGGGCGGTGGATGGAAATTTTAGGTTGTGGAATGGTTGATCCTAATGTTTTAAAAAATGTTGGGATCGATCCTGAAAAATATGTTGGATATGCGTTTGGAATGGGAATAGAAAGAACAGCAATGCGTAAATATGGTATCGATGACATCAGAATTTTATTTGATAACGATAAAAGATTTTTGACTCAATTCTAA